ACTAGGATTTTCCTGCGGTAAACCAAGCCGTCTCCTTCTTTCTGCCTGCACAGAAGGATATGACTTAGGCATCGGGACGCATATCACTGGAAAACTTTGAAGGAAATAACCAAATGAGATGCAGTTGCTAAAGAATAAGAAAATGACGTCACCTTGAACGCAATTCATGATTTAAAGGTAAGCTTGATCGTAACCAATGGGAACTACTTGGTTTAATAAAATCCACACAGTGCACAAAAAATATAAAGAAAGGCCGCGATATTTCATCTGACTCTGATGAACATAGTGTCACGATTTTTCAATGTGGAAATCCAAGATAATAAAAATGTAAAAAAATAAAGGATTTATTGGATGAATTATGAGCATGCTGAAAAAAAAATACAGTAAGGACTACAGAATTGTTTGTATAAATTAAGCAGAATTTTCAGCATGTTGCAACAGACCTTATCATCTGCTATACGCTGTCgtattctctctcttgctcttttcTCCTCCTCTTGATCTGCTATCCGACTTTCCATCATCCTACAGTAAACAAAAATATCACTTCTTCAAGAAGCAATCTGGAGTTGGAAATAGTGCATGTGAGACACGCATATGAAACATACCGTTTTCTTTGATTTTCCTCAAGAGTTCTCTTTGCTTCCATAAGATCTTTAGCAGCTCGAATCCTCTCCCTCTATAGAAACAATAAGGAACACTAAATGGACAAGAAAATGGCCACAGGATAAAAAAAAACTTGACCCGTGGGGGGTAAGACAACCCCGGGTATTGTgcttaagaagaagaccttctcacgcaggtcgagaaaacccccgaacccctgctccacccatacacagcggcaccgcaGCTCTGTGAGACTGGGCtggccttagacctgtgctttggcgtggaGCAGACGAGGGATTTTTTTTCGCCTCCGGCCGACAAATTCGCCCCCGTGGGGGTTCGAACTCCGGCCGCAAGGGTGCAACGCGGTAGCAGCTAGCAAACTGGACTAGCGCCCGCTACTTAAGACAGTGCAAGAAAGCACATTTTGTACTTCCTGCTGTAGTACGTACTATAGATTTTTACTTCTTAGAATTATGAAAAAATTGCAATACCTGATCCTCTTGTAATTGATTTCGTATTCTCCCCCTTGCTCTTCCTTCCTCGTCTCGTTTTTGCTTGTATAGTGCTAATATCCTGAGAAGTACAAGTGTGCTACTAGGGTGAATGTGTGATAAACAAAATGCGAGCAGCTTACTACTAATAATGTAAAGGTACACACCTCTTTGTATCTTGTTCCTCCTGTTCATCTGCATTTGGTTCTCGTTCCAACTGGGATGTCTCCTAAGAAAGAAGTTTGGGTGTGACAAAAGATGTTACAAAGAATGGAACACTAATTCCAGCCCATATGAGGCTGAAAGAAAGATGCTAGCAAGTGGTAGCGACAAACTAAATCATAGTATATTGGTAAGCGAACTCGTTGAATGTTAAAAGCATGATTACACTCCAACCATTCTGCatagcttaagcttttgggtaaATTTGTCGGTGCATGTAACTCAATATAGTATGAAATTTTACTTCAAAAAAATGGTATGGAATTTTAAAGGAAATATTTGATATATCAAAAAAAAGAAACTAAGTACATTCTGTCTTCCGGTTTCAGTCTGTTCTTCAGGTTTCTGCTCCTCTACAGTATCCCTGCAAGACAAGTATGTCATACATTTTACGCTGCAACAACATACAtagcaagaaaaagaaatgtGGATCAATACATGCATTGAGTCACCCAAGTATATCTGGCTACTGAGGAACACAAGCATTTAACTGAATGACTTGCTCCTATTAAACTTACATTATGCATAGAAGGTATATCATACAGATACAACCACATTTACAAGAACTAACATGATCACTAATCATTTGATAATTCCATTTCCTAGTGAATGACACAGAAGTGTAGTCTTAGAAAGTGGGCAGGCTGAAGGACAGCCCTGCCCCCCCAGCCGTTCCATTAAAAAAGGGAATGACACTTGATAGAAGGTCATCTGAAATCCCGAAGAAGGAAAAAAATGAAGTTTTGACTTTGAGGTGGCAAAGACTCAAAGCTTTAAGTGCTATTATATGACATCACATACTGACACTGTCATTCATACAAAATATGCTGTAGATTGCTGATTCCTCAATTGAGGTAGATATTTAACATTCTTACTTGGGATTTGATAGTTTTCGACTGAAATGGTACTATGACATTTCCATAGCAAGTCATCTATGAAATCATTTAAGGAACAGAAAACAAACCTCGTTTCTTGAACGTCATTTCTTACTTCGTTTGATGTTTCACCACATTCAATGCTTATCTCTCTTGGAACCTAGACCATACAAGGGACCAATCAAAACAAATTGTTTCAAATGTAGTGACATTGTGACAGTAATGTTCACATGACTATGCAACCTGATCGAAAAATATAAATATAGTGTCAAGTATTATGATGCCAGTTGCTTCACAGCCTCATATTAAAAACATTTGAAAAGGTTCCAAGCTACAATCTCAGGCCAAATAATTTGTGGTTATTTATATGTATAGgttgaagggcaggcctggtgcagtgatgagagctgtctcactgagtcactaggtcgcgggttcgaagcagcctctcagtagattttgcggggggaaggcttgcctcggtttttcccttccccagaccccactcatgtgggagccttcggcactgggtctgccctttattTGTACAGGTTAGCTTGCTGTCAAATTTCATGAAGTGAAAACTTTTACAGTTCCCTCTATTGAGAATAATTTCAGAACATGGAATAATGCTCATGAGAAAGGACTTCTGCTAATGAAGAATATTCATTGTTAAGAAATAACCTACCAATGGTAGCTGATCAATGTCTGGCTCACTTTCATGTTCCAGAAGCCAGTTTACAGCAGATTCAAGATTGGCATTACCTGATCAAGACATATTATTACCTCTCCAATTCATTGAACTACGTACTAAAGAAATAATATACTGAATATTTATAACAAATATGTTGCTAGAGCTTTGCATAATTTCCATTTTTATGAAATGGCATATCTATCAACTGCCAATGCTATTAGTGAATAGCGAAAACACACAAACCATGGAAGGATAGCTGGATGGGCACAAATACACAAACATAACTTTTGCAACCATAGAAGGGACCTAATGTCATAGTTTCTATTTGGTGTATTATCAACCTATCTTTGGTACAGAAAAACATTGATGCAAACCTGGACATACTAAGTTTGTTTGAAAATATATACCTGAAAAATGGAGTGCCCTAACTGAACGAGCAGTTGGAAATCCAATGGCTTCAAGTTCACCAAGCATTTTCTTGTCAACTTGTAGGACAGCCATCTCTAGAAGATAGATGAATAAAAATAAGCGCAGCCCAATTGCTAGAAAGGCAAAACTAGAGGGAATGGATAATGGGGGAAATAGATAGCCATCTGAAACTATTGGCTCAGTTCAAGCAGATGTTGCATACAACTAATAATTAGCTAGACAAAATAGTTGCGCAAGCAGAAACAATTTAACAATTTACCAATGAGTAAATGTCCCCCATGATCTTACATAATTTAAGCTTTGTTTTAGGAGCTTAATGTGCAACTATTGTGTTCTATGTCTAACATGAAAGCTATAATGTTCTACAATTTACATTAGAACTAACATTTGTGTTCTGTGAGGCATCTAGGACCTGTGAGTATGTTAATGTTAATAGTACGTTGGCCTTAATCATTATACATGGAAGAATAGGACACTAGAAAAAGCTAACCTGAAATTACAGGTTATAAAGCAGCGGCACAAGAACCAGAAAGTGCAAGCAATGGAAAAGCACAAGATTGAACAAGTTTGATGAAATATTCACAAGATCTCCAGGTTGCATTAAAATTCTGATAACAAAACAAGTTGATGAAATTATGAATAGGAAATTTACCTTTTCAGATCTCTTTCCTTACTTTGTAATCCTTGAGCCAAGCTAATGTATGATCCTCTTCCTCTATAAGTAGAGAAATGAGCAATGCATTACTGCAAATGGAAAGGGGAGTACGAAAATTAGATGTAGAGGATTAGGTCTTTGCTTCTTCTGTACTTCATTCTTGTCTTTTCTTCCCAGATGGGTCTTGTGGTGATCTCAGGAGACTCGGGTGACTTCATTCTTCCTGCAATAACTTATACCTTCCTTCGTGCTTAGGGTTTCCCTCTTGAATCAACAGACTACACACAGATAGATTGATTCCTTTGTTTGGGTTACATCTTACAAGATCATATAAACTAAGTCACTAAGAAAATCAACGAGAGTAATAAAGAGTAACACTGAAGTTTTGGTGTACCTCAAGCATTAGATGATGATATTCAGTATACAACTGAATTGTCTAGTCAGCATTTCCTTAGTCATGAGTCATACAAGATACAAACAGAGGAAAATGGAATTGGTATTTCTCTCAAGTTGGATGCCTCCTGAGTCCTGAATTCTTTTAGTCCTGAGTCCATATACAGAAGTTCATCACACATATCATTTTGTTGGAAAGAATATGAGGATTGAGAATGAAACTTCCAAACACATGGTAAGAGCCCTAAATGAGAACATATGGAGATAAATGGCAGGGCGTTTGGGCATATTGAGTACACGAAGCAGCATCCTATCCGCAAGTCTGATGAACCACCAAATGCCAAATTCCATCGTCCATAGTACTTTCTGAAGATCAATAACATCAGAAGCGTGGTCTCATTGTGTTGCCCAGTGTCTGTGGAGCCTCATAGATCACCAAGCAATGTCAAGTGCCTATAAGCCTAAAAGGAGGCACATAAAAATTTCCACGATTGATAGATTTCCTCTTTGAACTGGGAACCTGCATAGATACTTTGGTTTTTTAACTGAGAACTAGACAATGAGAATGATCGAGAGGGAAGGCACCTGAGTGGTGCCAAGGCTGTCATCGATGAGTACTCTCCATTGGCATTGCCGGCAGGATCATGCCTAGCCCACGGATGCAGTGGCCATGGAGAGTTTTGCAGCCTTTCTGATGCGCCGCTGCTTTCACTGTCTTGCAGAAATTCATCTTAAGCAAGATGAATACTTTCAAATTTCAGATTGCAACTTCATCAGAAAACCTCTACGTGATTTGAACTTCTGTTCGGTGCAATGTACGATCTACAGGAGGAATTTATGCGCAAAAGCCAGGTCAGGGGTCAGCAAAGAATAAACAGAGGGGGAAACAGAAAAGAAATGAACAGCTGAAGCAGCAACTCTGCATCTCTGCATGATATTTGTCTCACAGAGCTTCTGTAATCTGTTTGAGAAGATTAGTGAGACTGTTTGAGAAGAGCTTCTGTAATCTAGAACCAGCCATCCAAAATGCAGACACTATCAGGAACACGAGCATTGGACAATGCACACACAAGACGGAAAATAAAGCATCAGTTCACAGCTCCAGCAACAGCAGGATCTAACCGAGCATAAAAACACAATGGTGTTGGAGCCTGGCAATTAAAAAATGAAGATGTAAGACAAAAACATAATCTCCAGAATCTGACACCAATAATCATGAAACTAGCATTTTATATTGTTGAAGAATAGTTCAACAATCCAGCCGAAGGAAACACAGATTGGAACGCATCAAAACAGAAGGTTCCTACAAAGCTAAGCTCAAACAGCAAAAGGCAATACAAGGACAACACCAGATCTGAAATCAGTACCTCATTGGTCCATCTTTCAACGTGTTGTATATCATCACTGATCGAGTCATAAGAGGTATCTTCTCAAATATGATAGTTTTTGCTACATATAAGGATACCCAGATTTAATGTGCAACCGCACTGTAATAAACATTCAATCGGTTTCAGtcaaaccagcagcagcagcagaaaacAAGCAAATCACTGTGATAAACTCATCATCATTTGGCATCCGGTTCAAAGGGAAAAAAGTACTCCTTATAAGTCTTGCGACTTTAAGAACAGAAAACTATACATGTATCACTGGGCTGCAATCATTCGAGCATATGCATTAACAGAGCACCTCAATATATACACTACAGTAACATTACATCAAAGATCTGCAAGAAATGATGAAAATCACCAGCGGCGCTTGCTCAGGCGCCATAAGTTGGGTTCATTGTATCTATCATACAGAGGCTCGATCCTTTCTTGGCGCTTTCGCTTACTGATCTTCGTTGGGTCCACTGACCTGTAGAACCTCGGTGTCACCTCTACTAGCCATCTTGGGTCCACCGCCGTGACCTCCCTCATATACTCTTTCGTTGTCATAACAATTTCATGGTAgtgttaggtttgatctcccacaAGTTAGGCCCAACGGtattttgggccttgttctcgcgccctgatcagaggcgcccaaccctacatggttggtggacccccctcgcacagcgctataaaggaaaggtgggggccggggctcgcagtacgaggttcactgcgccgccagtcaccccaccgacatcctaaccctaacccgatcttgagaaaggggcgctgccagcgacgggaagcaccaccgacaccggcaacgccaccccgacacacacgccgccgccaaggacgccactgcaccgactctctctctccaccgaacatcgctgccggcgcgcagctggcgtccgccaacgagatcccggccggtgcttcgaccactatggccttcgatggtctgctacctctcactccccttctctctgcctctctgTAAATCTTGAACATGTATTCCTATGCTAAATACCCGATCTGGTGAAAttgactcgtttgagtcctaagAAAGCTAACAATGGTACCGAAGCTAGGTTCCGAGAAGAAACCGGATcgggaaaagaaaatagaaacaaGAACCCTAGACCTAAATCCTTTCGGATAAGAGAAAACCCTAGACCCAAATCCGAaagagggaagaaggggaagaagaaagaaaagaagggtcggaaccctaaccctaaccctagtttcccattcggatgaacccgaaaagaacaactcaaatcAGAAAGGGGAAAGTGGAGGACAGATCTACCTCGCCGTGCATCGGATGaaccttcgccggcgcgggagaagaagccgagccgggggcgctggctcgccgggctcggccaaggaagcgctgcggccaggccgctcgacggcggcgtgctcacccgttggggagcacgcgcgccggcgaggggggcgGCGACGGCGCCAAGGCTTGCTCCACCGCCCGCTCGCTCGTCGTCGCTCGCTCTCGGTTGCGGCTGCGCTGCactgaagagagaagagagagcgcgacgaagaagagagagaaagggcagGGGCGAATGCGCTAGGGTTTTCCAGGGCACCGGCCGCAGCGATGTTTTTGATCCGGCTGAAACGGACgcttggccgtcggatcaagacggACGCTCGAGATTGGATGGGCCAACTcgaggcccaggcgggcgcgagcgTGCGCAGCACTTTGCCgccccaggcccaggttgcggcctgggtgcggcctacgCACGCGCGGAGGACTGGGCCGAGCCGCCTTTTGCcgtcttgggccgcgctgggctgaaatgaaagaaggaaaaattttcttattattttccaagagcaattttaatgcatatttttgatgaatttgaatgattttgatacaattttctgtgcaaattttatccaacgatattttgctcagaaaacagtgaattttttagtgcttctggaaaataataatatgaaagattattaatgtttccgctgtgcatgataattattgttctctttgattaaatttgaaccaacaggataatttaattttaagagaaatgaatttctgataattttgatgagattatgatgttgttattttctgaccaacgttgttaataacaatattataattttgatccatgagcaattatgcattaattttacttctgcccaacggtgatgtaaaatgtttgcatggatgaattataagttttaattcgaccaacgttgagttaaa
This DNA window, taken from Miscanthus floridulus cultivar M001 chromosome 13, ASM1932011v1, whole genome shotgun sequence, encodes the following:
- the LOC136501424 gene encoding uncharacterized protein, translating into MAVLQVDKKMLGELEAIGFPTARSVRALHFSGNANLESAVNWLLEHESEPDIDQLPLVPREISIECGETSNEVRNDVQETRDTVEEQKPEEQTETGRQNETSQLEREPNADEQEEQDTKRILALYKQKRDEEGRARGRIRNQLQEDQRERIRAAKDLMEAKRTLEENQRKRMMESRIADQEEEKRARERIRQRIADDKAERRRRLGLPQENPSASAAVITPTKVKPVERVLKSEQLRDCLRTLKKNHKDDPAAVARAYQILLKIVANIVKNPEEEKFRRIRLSNPVFKDRVGSLQGVVEFVELCGFQRLSAMGYLVMPRDRVDMALLNAAGVEIASAMENPYFGLLSK